The nucleotide sequence TTAAcaacagtggttaatatttttgcagtcggtcccgtactcggtcacgtactccTGTCGCGGAGATGTCTGGATGTCTGCCAACGACAGTGGCGAGAGGTGCTcacaattaataataaatattgtcTTAAACGTTTGGCTTTGCAATAAAACGTATAAAATTCCTAAAAATTTTCACCTATTATTAAAAGTTATTAGCTATTATTGCAACCGCCACTACCCTTACATTGATTTACCCCCTGGTTAAAAGAAAGAATTAAGTTTCAGCTTAAAAGTTAtcgtttatttaataaaatttacaagGACTATTGTGCTGGGCGTTGCTGATGACGACACACGGGCCGTGCTGCACCTTCACGGAGCTCTCGCTGCGCCAGTCGCACTCGATGGGCACAAACTGACCCTTCCGCATCATGGTCTTGGGCTTGGTGATGCCGTAGCAGGCGTGCTGGAAGACGCTTCTCGAGATGGGCAGGCACTGCTCGTAGATCTCCACGATGTCCGCGTGCATGCTGTCCACGGAGAAGTCCTGGCCACAGCGCAGCTTCTGGTGGATGTGCAGTTTGCTGCGTCGCGAGAACTGGGTGCGACACCTCCGGCAGTGGAGGTCCTTTAGCGGCGAGCTGGTCTGATCCCTTTCGATGGAATTGACGGGGGTGGAGAGCTCGTGGAGCCGCTGGAATTGGCCCATGATATTGTTCAGGATGAGGAAGTTCTTGTTGGGCAGCTGCTGGAGGGTTTCGCTGATATGATAGGGCACCACATACAGCTCCTTGGTGGTCTTGCACTGCTGCAGTCCGTAGAGATTGACGCGCATGTTGGGCGGGAAGTAGCCGTTGCACTCGCGGAAGTGCTTCAGGTAGGCGGAGCGCAGACTGGCAAGCTCTGCCTCGCTGGTGGAGCAGCCGGTAGTGGCGGTCAGGCCCTCCTCCTCCTGAAGCTGCAGGGGTAGGGCGAAGACGGACGAGTCCGCTGACTGACCGTCCGCCTCCACCCTAATCCTCTTCACCTGTACTTTCAATCTGGTGATGCTGCACTCTGCCATGCCGTACTCGCTGCTGCAGTTGAGGTAGTTTTCAATCCTCTGCATAAGCATCTCGTAGACCACGCCCACGGATTCGTCTACGTCGTAGTGGTGGTCCGCCCTCAGCGAGCCGCTCTGAAAGATCAACACCTGGTCCATGGCGTTCACGTAGCAGGCCAGATTGAACTCCACGGCCACGGTGTTGTTCTGGAACATCCAGCGGAGAAGCTCGGGGATTCCCCTCGCACAGGTCTCGCCCATGAAGTGTTCCAGCTTGTCCTTGGAACTCTCGTCGCAGAAGAAGAAAGTCTCGATCTGGCGGGCCTCGATAATATCCATAACGGCCTGCTGTTGCTTGGTAAGATGCAAGCCCTGTGATGCTTCTCCTCCCCGCAGCCAATGCTGGGAGGGCGGCTCATCTGCGTCGATGGAGCTGTAGCAGGTGGCACATTCGTGTAACTGGCCCTGGGAAAACCACTGGTGGTGGAATGTCTGCGTGGTCTCCTCGTTGGTAAAAACGAAGCTGGAGATTATGGGCTCGTCGAACATGATTGAGATATGGAAACTTTGGATTCGAAAACTAAAGGTGGATATAGCTTTGTTGGACGATTTACCAATTTCAGGCACAAATAGATGATTACTCTTTCAGTTTGCTCCGGAAGCACTGAGATGTATCTATGGCAAGATTCAGTTGCTGAGTGATATCCTTATCTT is from Drosophila melanogaster chromosome 3L and encodes:
- the term gene encoding terminus; the encoded protein is MFDEPIISSFVFTNEETTQTFHHQWFSQGQLHECATCYSSIDADEPPSQHWLRGGEASQGLHLTKQQQAVMDIIEARQIETFFFCDESSKDKLEHFMGETCARGIPELLRWMFQNNTVAVEFNLACYVNAMDQVLIFQSGSLRADHHYDVDESVGVVYEMLMQRIENYLNCSSEYGMAECSITRLKVQVKRIRVEADGQSADSSVFALPLQLQEEEGLTATTGCSTSEAELASLRSAYLKHFRECNGYFPPNMRVNLYGLQQCKTTKELYVVPYHISETLQQLPNKNFLILNNIMGQFQRLHELSTPVNSIERDQTSSPLKDLHCRRCRTQFSRRSKLHIHQKLRCGQDFSVDSMHADIVEIYEQCLPISRSVFQHACYGITKPKTMMRKGQFVPIECDWRSESSVKVQHGPCVVISNAQHNSPCKFY